In Phaeodactylum tricornutum CCAP 1055/1 chromosome 21, whole genome shotgun sequence, the following proteins share a genomic window:
- a CDS encoding predicted protein → MKTEPYNRRRGDSKAIYVWLLILSNLLVFQLGRLFDANSTILSTPSFTNPQLDIPFPPTLHDVESRIAYAAAHPLSVPQGSVPNLPSIREANAKVDQERKIYGGAGDKLHLGGFTAIDAEGISPGVWTYMLEKLGVRSVLDVGCGRGISSRWFLEHGADVLCVEGSHDAVTQSYLPSSNIVEHDYARGAWWPNRTFDAAWSVEFLEHVSLQYHPNYIATFRKAAILFVTSSRWGGWHHVEVHQDDWWIRKYESYGFRYDDALTKAVKATVAEERQRLEFFAPANKTLGAAHVGQSVKVFINPAVAALPAHLHLFFEHGCFRDYNKGVITNRKCGEGRQGWKETVLPPEFYPLKVNPQDGLNWQAALMAGVGNPGENK, encoded by the coding sequence ATGAAGACCGAGCCGTACAACCGTCGGCGAGGAGATTCCAAAGCGATTTATGTTTGGCTCCTCATCCTTAGCAATTTGCTCGTTTTTCAATTGGGGCGACTATTTGACGCCAACTCCACAATCCTTTCCACACCCTCGTTCACGAATCCCCAACTCGACATtccttttccaccaacgcTGCACGATGTGGAAAGCAGGATTGCTTACGCCGCCGCTCACCCCTTGTCCGTTCCCCAAGGCAGCGTGCCGAACTTGCCTTCGATCCGCGAAGCCAATGCCAAGGTCGACCAGGAACGCAAAATATACGGCGGCGCCGGCGACAAACTCCATTTAGGCGGTTTTACCGCGATTGATGCGGAGGGTATTTCTCCCGGCGTGTGGACGTACATGCTGGAGAAGTTGGGTGTCCGTTCCGTGCTCGACGTGGGTTGCGGGCGAGGAATCAGCTCACGCTGGTTCCTCGAGCACGGCGCGGACGTGCTGTGCGTGGAAGGATCGCACGACGCCGTCACGCAAAGCTACCTGCCCTCGTCGAATATTGTGGAGCACGACTACGCGAGAGGAGCGTGGTGGCCCAACCGTACCTTTGACGCTGCTTGGTCGGTGGAATTTCTCGAACACGTGTCTCTCCAGTATCACCCGAACTACATTGCGACCTTTCGCAAAGCAGCCATACTGTTTGTTACGAGCTCCCGTTGGGGTGGTTGGCATCACGTGGAAGTGCACCAAGACGACTGGTGGATTCGCAAGTACGAAAGTTACGGTTTTCGGTACGACGATGCCTTGACGAAAGCGGTGAAAGCGACCGTGGCGGAGGAACGTCAACGTCTCGAGTTTTTCGCACCCGCCAACAAAACACTGGGTGCTGCTCACGTTGGACAGTCGGTCAAGGTCTTTATTAATCCCGCCGTTGCGGCCTTGCCGGCTCATTTGCATCTCTTTTTTGAACACGGCTGCTTTCGAGATTACAACAAAGGTGTAATTACCAACCGTAAATGCGGCGAAGGAAGGCAAGGTTGGAAAGAAACCGTTCTGCCGCCGGAGTTTTATCCTCTCAAAGTGAACCCGCAAGATGGTCTTAACTGGCAAGCGGCTCTAATGGCCGGTGTTGGAAACCCTGGGGAGAACAAGTAG